TAATTTTTATGAATAGAAATAATCCTGACTTTTAACTTATTCAAAAATAATTTTCAGGAGCTTAATCCTGCTATCCACTCATACTCCTCGCGCCAATGCTTTTCCGGAACATAGCCTAAATGCCAACACTTGCTGTGGGGTAACCGCTTTTATGGTAAGTTTACATTACTTAAAATACTTGAGTAAATTAGTGTAAAAATTAAACCTAAAGAGTAAAAGCAGCAGGATTAAGGCAGACGCTTCTCAGATACTAGATATCGCCCCTGATTTTATCCCCCTGCTGCTGTTTTCTTCTAAATCCGGATAGAACATTGTTTGGTAATAACTTTTTACCATGATGGATCAGAAGAAAAACCTCTTTAATAAAGTCATTGCTTATGTCAAAAAAATATCAGTTATCGGTGTTGATGTTGGCGCTAAATTTTTTTAACGCTAAGCTTTATTAATGAACAAAATCAAGAATGTGTTTTCAATATAGAAAATAACCAGCGTTCGATTCTTTCTTTTATAAGAAAAATATCATCCCAAGAGTATAGCCTTGTTATTGAAGCAACCGGGAATTTCAGCAGCCGTATTCTTCATTTATCCTTGAGCCATGGATTAGAAGTAAGTCTGATCAATTGTATGTCTGTAAAGCATTACGCTACCATTCACAAATTAATCCAGATACTGAGAAGCATTATGAAAGAAAGCTTAAGCATTTGGATAAAGAAATCAAAGAAGTAGAAAAGCGCCTTCCCCAACTTCAGGATAAAGACTTTAAGAAAACTAAAGAACTTATACAGTCCGTTTCCGGAATTGGAGAAAAAACCTCTTTACAATTGATGACGGCTACTTCAGGATTTAAAAATTTTAATTCAGCACAATCATTAGTTAAGTATTTTTGGTTTAGCTCCTAGAATATATCAATCTGGAAAAAAAAATCGTATTCTCCTGGAAAAATGTCGCACTTCCAAGACTCATATACGAAGTTTTATTGTATGTGTGTTCATGGACGGCGATTAAACACAATCCCCATTGTAAAGAACTTTATTTAAGGTTGTTAGCTAAAGGAAAACCTAAAAAAGTAGCACTCATCGCTGTATGCAATAAACTTTTAAGAATATGCTTTGGAGTAGTTAAAAACAAAGTCCCTTATAATTCTGATTATATAAAAGATAAAATTTTAACTTAAATAATTTGCAAATTAACATAGAACATCAGGGCTAAAAATATAGTAATAAATGATAAAATAATGATATCAAGGAATAAATCTGTGAGAAAATAAAAGATTGAATTGTAAAAAGGGTAACCCTGGTAAATAAAAAAATTAGAAATAGACTTAGAAGAAGATAGAGTGTAGATTCCAATAATCACTTATCCCATACTTTGTCATCCCGTGGGGGTCTAGACAACATTAGACCTGATCTATCTATCTATCTATCTATCTATCTATCTATCTATCTATCTATCTATCTATCTATCTATCTATCTATCTATCTATCTATCTATCTATCTATCTATCTATCTATCCAACATTCATTCAATAGAAGTGGGCTTTAGCTAGCTTTATCATCAATAACAATTCTAAAAGGCTTTAGCCAAAACCTAAATAACGAGGAGGAATAGAGCTAAGTATGCAGTGATACCAGGAAATATTAGTGATAAAAAGAATAAAGAGTAAAGACTTCCATGAAGAGCAAGTAGCAGTATGAGTATGAGAATCAAGAATCAGGAACGAGGTATCAGGAATGGGCTTCGGATTGCTCACTGTTTATTACTGGTTAATGAGCACGTATTACTATTGGTGGGGGATTACAGAGGTAAGGTATATATAACATCCTTTATCTTGCGATAAAGGATTTTTAAAAATAAAATAAAAACTGGCGGCGGCCTACTCTCCCGCGTTAGCAGTACCATCGGCGCTGGTGGGCTTAACTTCTGTGTTCGGAATGGGAACAGGTGAGCCCCACCGCTAAAACCACCCTAAAGGTTGTATATAAGATGTCAGATGCAAGACATCAGATCTCAGACCAATTTGTCTGATATCTGAGATCTAATCTCTGATATCTGTTTTAAGCGATAAAAACTTTCACAAAGAGCTAACCTTGCTGCACTTTCGAGCGGCCATATCAGGCTATAAATCTACGGGTAATTAGTACTACTCGGCTATGACATTACTGTCTTTACACCTATAGCCTATCAACGTGGTCATCTCCCACGACCCTTAAAAGATGTCTCATCTTGAGGCGAGTTTCGCACTTATATGCTTTCAGTGCTTATCTCTTCCAAACGTAGCTACTCAGCAGTGCACCTGGCGGTACAACTGATACACCAGAGGTTTGTTCAATTCGGTCCTCTCGTACTAGAATCAAGCCCTCTCAAACATCTAACGCCCGCAATAGATAGAGACCGAACTGTCTCACGACGTTCTGAACCCAGCTCGCGTGCCACTTTAATGGGCGAACAGCCCAACCCTTGGGACCTTCTCCAGCCCCAGGATGTGACGAGCCGACATCGAGGTGCCGAACCTCCCCGTCGATGTGAGCTCTTGGGGGGGAGACTAGCCTGTTATCCCCCGGAGTACCTTTTTATCCTATGAGCGATGGCCCTTCCATACGGAACCACCGGATCACTATGTCCTGCTTTTCGCACCTGATCGACTTGTTGGTCTCACAGTCAAGCACCCTTATGCCATTACACTCTACGCACGGTTACCAAGCGTGCTGAGGGTACCTTTGAAAAGCCTCCGTTACTCTTTTGGAGGCGACCACCCCAGTCAAACTACCCACCACGCAATGTCCTTCTAAAAAGAAGTTAGGCTCCAAGTAAGTAAAGGGTGGTATTTCAACGTCGGCTCCACAGACACTAGCGTGCCCACTTCATAGCCTCCCACCTATCCTACACATTACTTACTCAAAGTCAATACGAAGTTATAGTAAAGGTTCACAGGGTCTTTTTCGTCCCATTGCGGGTAATCGGCATCTTCACCGATACTACAATTTCACAGAGCTCATGGTTGAGACAGTGCCCAGATCGTTACACCATTCGTGCAGGTCGGAACTTACCCGACAAGGAATTTCGCTACCTTAGGACCGTTATAGTTACGGCCGCCGTTTTACTGGGGCTTCAGTCAATGCCTTCGGTTTAACCCTAAGCACCTTCCTTAACCTTCCAGCACCGGGCAGGTGTCAGACCCTATACTGCATCTTTCGATTTTTGCAGAGTCCTGTGTTTTTTTGATAAACAGTCGCCTGGGCCTCTTTACTGCGGCCACCATTGCTGATGGCGTCTCTTCTCCCGAAGTTACGAGACTATTTTTGCCTAGTTCCTTAACCATGATTCACTCTAGCACCTTAGGATTCTCTCCTCGACTACCTGTGTCGGTTTTTGGTACGGGTTGCTTCACTTCGGCTTTTTCTTGGAAGCACTTTCCCTACAGCAGCTTCGCCCGAAGGCTAGGCCTTGACTATTCCGTCAGTCTCCAGTAAGTACGGCACTCCGTCCCCTTTTTTTAGTGTGAGCAAGTATGGGAATATTAACCCATTGTCCATCCACTACCCCTTTCGGGTTCGCGTTAGGTCCCGACTAACCCTCAGCTGATTAGCATGGCTGAGGAAACCTTAGTCTTTCGGTGAGGGGGGTTTCTCGCCCCCCTTTATCGTTACTTATGCCTACATTTTTCTTTTTCTATCCGCTCCACAATACCTCACAGTACTGCTTCGGCGCAAATAGAATGCTCTCCTACCAGATGTATCTAAAATACAAATCCATAGCTTCGGTAATATGTTTATGCCCGATTATTATCCATGCCGGACCGCTCGACTAGTGAGCTGTTACGCACTCTTTAAATGAATGGCTGCTTCCAAGCCAACATCCTAGCTGTCAATGCAGTCCAACCGCGTTGCTTCAACTTAACATATATTTGGGACCTTAGCTGTTGGTCTGGGTTCTTTCCCTCTCGGACATGGACCTTAGCACCCATGCCCTCACTGCCGTAGAACATTTATTAGCATTCGGAGTTTGTCAGGAATTGGTAGGCGATGAAACCCCCGCATCCAATCAGTAGCTCTACCTCTAATAAACTTATATACGACGCTGCACCTAAATGCATTTCGGAGAGTACGAGCTATCTCCCAGTTTGATTGGCCTTTCACCCCTACCCACAGGTCATCCGAAGACTTTTCAACGTCAACCGGTTCGGTCCTCCACTCTGTGTTACCAGAGCTTCAACCTGCCCATGGGTAGATCACAAGGTTTCGCGTCTAATCCTACTAACTATACGCCCTATTCAGACTCGCTTTCGCTCCGGCTCCGGTACTTAATACCTTAACCTCGCTAGTAAAATTAACTCGTAGGCTCATTATGCAAAAGGCACGCCGTCACAGCTTAATGCTGCTCCGACCGCTTGTAGGCGTACGGTTTCAGGTTCTATTTCACCCTTCTATTCGAAGTGCTTTTCACCTTTCCTTCACAGTACTTGTTCACTATCGGTCTTTCAGGAGTATTTAGCCTTGGAGGATGGTCCCCCCCATATTCAGACAGGATTTCACGTGTCCCGCCATACTCATTTATCATCTTAATATACCTTTCGAATACCGGGCTATCACCGTCTACGGCCGTTCTTTCCAGAACGTTCTTCTAAATATATAAAGACTTTTTGGGCTAATCCGCTTTCGCTCGCCACTACTTACGGAATCTCTTCGATTTCTTTTCCTCCGGGTACTTAGATGTTTCAGTTCTCCGGGTTTGCTCTCCTTGCGGAGTGACATGTCTTCAACATGCCGGGTTGCCCCATTCGGACATCTGCGGATCAATTCGTGTGTGCCAATCCCCGCAGCTTTTCGCAGCTTACCACGTCCTTCGTCGCCTCTGAAAGCCTAGGCATCCGCCATACGCCCTTAACGATTTCTTTCCTAATATTATTATTAGTTCAGTATTTTTCTAGATAATTTAAATTATCAATATTTTTGTAAACTTCGCACTCGAAAGTGCTCGGTTATCTCTTTGTGATGTCTTTACCGTTAATGTCAATGATCGTTATGCTATTTCTGATCTAATTCGCAAATATTGTTTTTGGCTCTATCTGCTTATTTAATATTAAACCATCTATATGTGGAGAATAAGGGAGTCGAACCCTTGACCTCCTGCGTGCAAGGCAGGCGCTCTAGCCAGCTGAGCTAATTCCCCTCTAGGTCAAGATTTAAATATTTAATGATTTTATCATTTAAAAATTAAACGCTGCTAATTTTTAAATCTTTAAATTCTTCAATCTTTAAATCCCTTTAATTAGTAGTCTCGGGCAGGCTCGAACTGCCGACCTCTACATTATCAGTGTAGCGCTCTAACCAGCTGAGCTACGAGACTGTCTATTAGACGTAAAGATGATAGACTGATAGATAATAGACTAATTTCTTCGTCTTTCTCTCTCTGCTTTTTATCTTCTTTGTCTCTCTCAATCCCTTTACTAATTTCTAGTGGGTTTTGTATTTTTAATATAAATCAACCAAACAAAAAACTAAAGCTTTACTTTGAATAAGTACTTGTATCTCTCGATACTAATTTTGTTTATCGTCTAAAAGACGCTCTAAAATGAGATGTTCCAGCCGCACCTTCCGGTACGGCTACCTTGTTACGACTTAGCCCTAGTTACCTGTTTTACCCTAGGCAGCTCCTATTACGGTCACCGACTTCAGGTACCCCAGACTTCCATGGCTTGACGGGCGGTGTGTACAAGGCCCGGGAACGTATTCACCGCGCCATGGCTGATGCGCGATTACTAGCGATTCCAGCTTCATAGAGTCGAGTTGCAGACTCCAATCCGAACTGAGACCAGCTTTCGAGATTTGCATCACATCGCTGTGTAGCTGCCCTCTGTACTGGCCATTGTATTACGTGTGTGGCCCAAGGCGTAAGGGCCGTGATGATTTTGACGTCATCCCCACCTTCCTCTCTACTTGCGTAGGCAGTCTCACTAGAGTCCCCAACTTAATGATGGCAACTAGTGACAGGGGTTGCGCTCGTTGCAGGACTTAACCTAACACCTCACGGCACGAGCTGACGACAACCATGCAGCACCTTGAAAAATGTCCGAAGAAAAGTCTATTTCTAAACCTGTCATTTCCCATTTAAGCCTTGGTAAGGTTCCTCGCGTATCATCGAATTAAACCACATAATCCACCGCTTGTGCGGGCCCCCGTCAATTCCTTTGAGTTTCAAACTTGCGTTCGTACTCCCCAGGTGGCTAACTTATCACTTTCGCTTAGTCTCTGAAGCCGAAGCCCCCAAAAAAAACGAGTTAGCATCGTTTACGGCGTGGACTACCAGGGTATCTAATCCTGTTCGCTCCCCACGCTTTCGTCCATCAGCGTCAGTTGTTGCTTAGTAACCTGCCTTCGCAATTGGTGTTCTAAGTAATATCTATGCATTTCACCGCTACACTACTTATTCCAGCTACTTCAATAACACTCAAGACCTGCAGTATCAATGGCAGTTTCACAGTTAAGCTGTGAGATTTCACCACTGACTTACAGATCCGCCTACGGACCCTTTAAAACCCAATAAATCCGGATAACGCTTGCACCCTCCGTATTACCGCGGCTGCTGGCACGGAGTTAGCCGGTGCTTATTCGTATAGTACCTTCAGCTACTCTCACGAGAGTAGGTTTATCCCTATACAAAAAGAAGTTTACAACCCATAGGGCCGTCGTCCTTCACGCGGGATGGCTGGATCAGGCTCTCACCCATTGTCCAATATTCCTCACTGCTGCCTCCCGTAGGAGTCTGGTCCGTGTCTCAGTACCAGTGTGGGGGATCACCCTCTCAGGCCCCCTAAAGATCGCAGACTTGGTGAGCCGTTACCTCACCAACTATCTAATCTTGCGCGTGCCCATCTCTATCCACCGGAGTTTTCAATATCGAATGATGCCATTCAATATATTATGGGGTATTAATCTTCCTTTCGAAAGGCTATCCCCCAGATAAAGGCAGGTTGCACACGTGTTCCGCACCCGTACGCCGCTCTCTCTGTTCCGAAGAACAAATACCGCTCGGCTTGCATGTGTTAGGCCTCCCGCTAGCGTTCATCCTGAGCCAGGATCAAACTCTCCATTGTATGTTTGTCTGACTCACTCAAAGTTTTTTAACGCTTTAGTTTTTCCTTACTTGGTTGTTATATTGTATGTCAATGATCTTTTCTTCTTTCGCTTTGTAACGAAGCAATCTTTCTGTCAGTGTCGCTCCGTATTTGCGAGTGCAAAAGTAAAACTTTATTTCGTAATGACCAAATGTTTCGAAAGAAAATTTTAAAGTTTTTTAAGTAACCTTAATTCCTCCCTTAACCTCAATCTCTATACTCCTGCGCTCCCTTAATTGGGACTGCAAAGATACTAACTTTATTTTATCTCACAAGTTTTTATTTGCTAAAAACTTATAAAGCTTTTTTTCGCTTATATCTTATCAAGTATCATATTGTTTTTTTGCTTATCTAAAAAGCCCTTCTGCGCTTACCGAATCTCTTTCGTTTTTTTCAGTGGGGCAAAGATAGACTCTTCATACATACCCCGCAAGTTTTATTTAACATAAAGTTTTACATACACATACTGATTGTTGGTAAGTATCATTATTAACTATTTGATTTATTTATACTTAAATAACAATTAATACTTATCCACAATTGTGGAATTGTTTTTTAAAAGTGTTCTAATACTGTTTTGGAGATATTATAGAAGGATTTTTATACACGTAATGAGTAATGAGTAATGAGTAATGGAAGTTATTATATAATGTATCGTCCCGTTTTCGAAAAGATTATTGAAATAGGTTGAGGCTAAAGCCAGAGGAAGGGGATTTATTTATTTTATTTATTTGAGCGGGCTAAAGCCCACTCCTATTGATGGAAGACTAGATGTGGGTAGTTGTAGTGGAAGATTTTGTAAATAATGGGATGGAGAGATTCTTACAGAATGACAAAGATTATGCAGAAGAGCATGAGAGAGAGAATTAAAAGAATGTATTAACAAAATCCATACAGGATCAGGATGGAAAAGATTATTCGGAAGAATAGAAAAGAATAAGCTGATTAAATAATACATTGGGGAGCTCCTTACAGAAGGACAATATACTATGGAAAAAGAATTGTAATGATATAAGGAATTGATCTATGGATCTGTGAGAAAATAAAAGATTGAAATGTAAAAAGGGTAACCCTGGTAAATAAAAAATCAGAAATAGACTTAGAAGAAGATAGAGTGTAGATCCCAATAATCACTTATCACCCACCTTGTCATCCCGTAAGGATCTAGAGTTAGACCTGATCTATCTATCTATCTATCTATCTATCTATCTATCTATCTATCTATCTATCTATCTATCTATCTATCTATCTATCTATCTATCTATCCAACATTCATTCAATAGAAGTGGGCTTTAGCCCGCTTTATCATCAATAACAATTCCAAAAGGCTTTAGCCAAAACCTGAATAACGAGGAGGAATAGAGCTAAGTATGCAGTGATACCAGGAAATATTAGTAAGAAACAAGAATAAAGAATAAAGAATAAAGAGTAAAGACTTCCATGAAGAACCAGTATCAGGAATGGGCTTCGGATTGCTCACTGTTTATTACTGGTTAGTGAGTACGTATTACTTATTGGGAGGAGATTACAGAGGTAAGGTATATATAAACATCCTTTATCTTGCGATAAAGGATTTTTAAAAATAAAATAAAAACTGGCGGCGGCCTACTCTCCCGCGTTAGCAGTACCATCGGCGCTGGTGGGCTTAACTTCTGTGTTCGGAATGGGAACAGGTGAGCCCCACCGCTAAAACCACCCTAAAGGTTGTATATAAGATGTCAGATGCAAGACATCAGATCTCAGACGAATTTGTCTGATATCTGAGATCTAATCTCTGATATCTGTTTTAAGCGATAAAAACTTTCACAAAGAGCTAACCTTGCTGCACTTTCGAGCGGCCATATCAGGCTATAAATCTACGGGTAATTAGTACTACTCGGCTATGACATTACTGTCTTTACACCTATAGCCTATCAACGTGGTCATCTCCCACGACCCTTAAAAGATGTCTCATCTTGAGGCGAGTTTCGCACTTATATGCTTTCAGTGCTTATCTCTTCCAAACGTAGCTACTCAGCAGTGCACCTGGCGGTACAACTGATACACCAGAGGTTTGTTCAATTCGGTCCTCTCGTACTAGAATCAAGCCCTCTCAAAACATCTAAACGCCCGCAATAGATAGAGGACCGAACTGTCTCACGACGTTCTGAACCCAGCTCGCGTGCCACTTTAATGGGCGAACAGCCCAACCCTTGGGACCTTCTCCAGCCCCAGGATGTGACGAGCCGACATCGAGGTGCCGAACCTCCCCGTCGATGTGAGCTCTTGGGGGAGACTAGCCTGTTATCCCCGGAGTACCTTTTATCCTATGAGCGATGGCCCTTCCATACGGAACCACCGGATCACTATGTCCTGCTTCGCACCTGATCGACTTGTTGGTCTCACAGTCAAGCACCCCTTATGCCATTACACTCTACGCACGGTTACCAAGCGTGCTGAGGGTACCTTTGAAAGCCTCCGTTACTCTTTTGGAGGCGACCACCCCAGTCAAAACTACCCACCACGCAATGTCCTTCTAAAAGAAGTTAGGCTCCAAGTAAGTAAAGGGTGGTATTTCAACGTCGGCTCCACAGACACTAGCGTGCCCACTTCATAGCCTCCCACCTATCCTACACATTACTTACTCAAAGTCAATACGAAGTTATAGTAAAGGTTCACAGGGTCTTTTCGTCCCATTGCGGGTAATCGGCATCTTCACCGATACTACAATTTCACAGAGCTCATGGTTGAGACAGTGCCCAGATCGTTACACCATTCGTGCAGGTCGGAACTTACCCGACAAGGAATTTCGCTACCTTAGGACCGTTATAGTTACGGCCGCCGTTTACTGGGGCTTCAGTCAATGCCTTCGGTTTAACCCTAAGCACCTTCCTTAACCTTCCAGCA
This is a stretch of genomic DNA from Chryseobacterium tructae. It encodes these proteins:
- a CDS encoding transposase — encoded protein: MYVCKALRYHSQINPDTEKHYERKLKHLDKEIKEVEKRLPQLQDKDFKKTKELIQSVSGIGEKTSLQLMTATSGFKNFNSAQSLVKYFWFSS